A stretch of Bradyrhizobium diazoefficiens DNA encodes these proteins:
- a CDS encoding (2Fe-2S)-binding protein, whose protein sequence is MIKVKINGQEQSWDGDPDLPLLWFLRDEAGLTGTKFGCGQALCGACTVIVDKEAVRSCITSINDVAGREVTTIEGLHPDGDHPVQKAWRQVNVPQCGFCQAGQIMQAAALLMDNPKPSHDQIREAMSGNICRCGCYQRIENAIHLASTGV, encoded by the coding sequence ATGATCAAGGTGAAGATCAACGGCCAGGAACAGAGCTGGGACGGCGACCCGGATCTCCCGCTACTCTGGTTCCTGCGCGACGAAGCCGGGCTGACCGGCACCAAATTCGGCTGCGGCCAGGCCCTGTGCGGCGCCTGCACCGTCATTGTCGACAAGGAGGCGGTGCGCTCCTGCATCACATCGATCAACGACGTCGCCGGACGCGAGGTCACCACGATCGAGGGGCTGCATCCGGATGGTGATCACCCCGTCCAGAAGGCTTGGCGCCAGGTCAATGTTCCCCAGTGCGGCTTCTGCCAGGCCGGCCAGATCATGCAGGCCGCTGCACTCCTGATGGACAATCCAAAACCGTCGCACGACCAGATCCGCGAGGCGATGTCCGGCAACATCTGCCGCTGCGGCTGCTACCAGCGCATCGAGAACGCCATCCACCTCGCATCGACGGGAGTGTGA
- a CDS encoding molybdopterin cofactor-binding domain-containing protein, with translation MNFIDNPRKLRGFEKSLKVEKVSRRSILKGLGITGGFVLAAPVMSRQAFAYETGAGKMPHGVVVDPRVFVAVAPDGTVTILAHRAEMGTGVRTSLPLIVAEEMEADWSKVKVEQAHGDEVKYGNQDTDGSRSTRHYLIPMRQIGASARTMLEQAAAKRWGVPATEVKAVNHEVIHGASGRKLGFGELAADAAKESVPSIEGLKLKDPKDFRYLGKGQIGIVDLHDITTGKARYGADVRLPNMKYAVIARPPVTGGKLTSFDPDAALKVPGVEKVMQVRGWPWPSKFQPLGGVAVIARNTGAAIKGRDALKLVWDDGANGKYDSVAYRKELEEASRKPGLVVRKEGDADAALKAADKVVVGEYYLPHLAHVSMEPPVAVADVKGDKAEIWAPVQSAGGTREDVAKTLGIPEDNVTVNVTLLGGGFGRKSKCDFALEAALLSKELGTPVKVQWTREDDVRHDFLHTVSVERIEAGLDKDGKVIAWRHRSVAPTIASTFAAGAKHAAAFELGMGLVDMPFEIANISCENPEAAAFTRIGWFRSVSNIPRAFAVQSMVGEIAQATGRDQKETLLALIGSPRIVKPAVKDLWNYGEPYDSYPIDTARLRKVVELVTEKGEWGRQVPKGHGLGIAVHRSFVSYIATIVEVAVDDKGKLTLPRVDTAIDCGTYVNPERIASQIEGAAIMGLSLAKYGEVTFKDGKVEQKNFGDFPVVRIDESPVVTNVYIVPPASDTPPSGVGEPGVPPFAPALMNAIFAATGKRIRALPIGKQLEA, from the coding sequence ATGAATTTCATCGACAATCCCCGCAAGCTTCGTGGCTTCGAAAAGAGTCTGAAGGTCGAGAAGGTCTCGCGCCGCAGCATCCTCAAGGGGCTCGGAATCACCGGCGGCTTCGTGCTCGCCGCCCCCGTGATGTCGCGCCAGGCCTTTGCCTATGAGACCGGCGCCGGAAAGATGCCGCACGGCGTCGTGGTCGATCCGCGCGTGTTCGTCGCGGTCGCGCCCGATGGCACCGTCACCATCCTCGCACATCGCGCGGAGATGGGCACCGGCGTGCGCACCAGTCTGCCGCTGATCGTAGCCGAGGAGATGGAGGCCGACTGGTCGAAGGTGAAGGTGGAGCAGGCCCATGGCGACGAGGTCAAGTACGGCAACCAGGATACCGACGGCTCGCGCAGCACGCGTCATTATCTGATCCCGATGCGTCAGATCGGTGCTTCCGCCCGCACCATGCTGGAGCAAGCCGCCGCCAAGCGTTGGGGCGTGCCGGCGACTGAGGTGAAGGCGGTCAATCACGAGGTGATCCATGGCGCGAGCGGACGCAAGCTCGGCTTCGGCGAGCTCGCCGCCGACGCTGCCAAGGAATCGGTGCCGAGCATCGAAGGCCTCAAGCTGAAAGACCCCAAGGACTTCCGCTATCTCGGCAAGGGCCAGATCGGAATCGTCGATCTCCATGACATCACCACCGGCAAGGCGCGTTACGGCGCTGACGTGCGTCTGCCCAATATGAAATACGCGGTGATCGCGCGCCCACCGGTGACCGGCGGCAAGCTCACCTCGTTCGATCCGGACGCGGCGTTGAAGGTGCCCGGCGTCGAGAAGGTGATGCAGGTCCGCGGCTGGCCGTGGCCGTCGAAATTCCAGCCGCTCGGCGGCGTTGCCGTGATCGCGCGCAATACCGGCGCCGCGATCAAGGGCCGCGATGCGCTGAAGCTGGTCTGGGACGACGGCGCCAACGGCAAATACGACTCGGTCGCCTACCGCAAGGAGCTCGAGGAGGCCTCGCGCAAGCCCGGCCTCGTCGTGCGCAAGGAGGGCGACGCCGATGCCGCGCTGAAGGCGGCCGACAAGGTCGTCGTCGGCGAATATTATCTGCCGCACCTCGCCCATGTCAGCATGGAGCCGCCGGTCGCGGTCGCCGACGTCAAGGGTGACAAGGCGGAGATCTGGGCGCCGGTGCAGAGCGCCGGCGGCACCCGCGAGGACGTCGCCAAGACGCTCGGCATTCCCGAGGACAATGTCACCGTCAACGTGACGCTGCTCGGCGGCGGCTTCGGCCGCAAGTCGAAATGCGATTTCGCGCTCGAGGCGGCGCTCTTGTCCAAGGAGCTCGGCACGCCGGTGAAGGTGCAATGGACGCGCGAGGACGACGTCCGCCACGACTTCCTGCACACCGTGTCGGTCGAGCGCATCGAGGCGGGACTCGATAAGGACGGCAAGGTGATTGCCTGGCGCCATCGCAGCGTGGCGCCGACCATCGCCTCGACCTTCGCTGCCGGTGCAAAGCACGCGGCGGCGTTCGAACTCGGCATGGGTCTCGTCGACATGCCCTTTGAGATCGCCAATATCTCTTGCGAGAACCCTGAAGCCGCGGCGTTCACCCGTATCGGCTGGTTCCGTTCGGTCTCGAACATCCCGCGCGCCTTCGCGGTGCAGTCGATGGTCGGCGAGATCGCGCAGGCGACGGGACGCGACCAAAAGGAGACGCTGCTCGCGCTGATCGGCAGCCCGCGCATCGTCAAGCCTGCGGTCAAGGACCTCTGGAACTACGGCGAGCCCTATGACAGCTACCCGATCGACACCGCGCGCCTGCGCAAGGTGGTCGAGCTGGTTACCGAGAAGGGCGAATGGGGCCGCCAGGTCCCCAAGGGCCATGGCCTCGGCATCGCCGTGCATCGGAGCTTCGTCAGCTACATCGCGACCATCGTCGAGGTGGCCGTCGATGACAAGGGCAAGCTGACGCTGCCGCGGGTCGATACCGCGATCGACTGCGGCACCTATGTCAACCCCGAGCGCATCGCCTCGCAGATCGAGGGCGCGGCGATCATGGGCTTGAGCCTCGCCAAATATGGCGAGGTCACCTTCAAGGACGGTAAGGTGGAGCAGAAGAATTTTGGCGACTTCCCGGTCGTCAGGATCGACGAGTCACCCGTGGTGACCAATGTCTACATCGTGCCGCCCGCATCAGACACGCCGCCGAGCGGCGTCGGCGAGCCCGGCGTGCCGCCGTTCGCACCGGCGCTGATGAACGCGATCTTCGCCGCGACCGGCAAGCGCATCCGCGCGCTTCCGATCGGCAAGCAATTGGAGGCGTAA
- a CDS encoding methanol/ethanol family PQQ-dependent dehydrogenase, with the protein MKQSYLSGFVAVTCLVSTAAIAGPIENYAPVTQQRLENPEPGNWMLYRRTYDGQGYSPLDQINTTNVKNLTPVWTFATGVVEGHEAPPIVNNGVMFVATPMGQVIALNAKTGDEYWRYKRQLPDDLFQLHPTSRGVGLWEDKLYLATTDDHVVALDAKTGKVVWDTKVQDYKKGQYMTLMPLIVDGKVIVGGSGGEFGVRGYVAAYDAKDGKELWRTFTIPGEGEPGHDTWQGDDWKNGGGSAWMTGTYDKDTKTVYWGVGNAAPWPGEMHPGDNLYTSSVLALDPGNGKIKTYHQYHQNDSWDWDEVDAPMLVDLQRDGRSIKSLIHPGRDAIFWVLERTPTKINYIAGWPFVATDVWKGIDENGKPILDPAHKPVVGKRVEFCPSLWGGKDWPSAAYSQKTGLVYVPANENFCGGFTGEKIPLKPGELWLGTKPEDIGLKTKPGADHFGELQAWDPATGKKVWQHNFPKSQMFGSVTATAGDLVFAGGTNDRNFRAFNAKTGELLWEQKTNSGIMGMPTSYEIDGTQYIAIQSGWGVDAQRIQDALATNNIGIESNVPQGGVVWVFALKK; encoded by the coding sequence ATGAAGCAATCGTACCTGTCCGGCTTCGTCGCCGTCACGTGTCTTGTCTCGACCGCCGCAATCGCTGGCCCGATCGAGAACTACGCGCCAGTTACCCAGCAACGCCTGGAAAATCCGGAACCAGGCAACTGGATGCTCTATCGCCGCACCTACGACGGGCAGGGCTATAGCCCGCTCGACCAGATCAACACCACCAACGTCAAGAATCTCACGCCGGTCTGGACGTTTGCCACCGGCGTGGTCGAAGGCCACGAGGCGCCGCCGATCGTCAACAACGGCGTGATGTTCGTGGCAACCCCGATGGGGCAGGTGATCGCGCTGAACGCGAAAACCGGCGACGAATACTGGCGCTACAAGCGGCAGCTCCCCGACGATCTGTTCCAGCTGCATCCGACCAGCCGCGGCGTCGGCCTGTGGGAGGACAAGCTCTATCTCGCCACCACCGACGACCATGTCGTCGCGCTCGACGCCAAGACCGGCAAGGTGGTGTGGGACACCAAGGTACAGGATTACAAGAAGGGTCAGTATATGACCCTGATGCCGCTGATCGTCGACGGCAAGGTCATCGTCGGCGGCTCCGGCGGCGAGTTCGGCGTGCGCGGCTATGTTGCCGCCTACGATGCCAAGGACGGCAAGGAGCTGTGGCGGACCTTCACCATTCCCGGCGAAGGCGAGCCCGGCCACGACACCTGGCAGGGCGACGACTGGAAGAACGGCGGCGGCTCGGCCTGGATGACGGGAACGTACGACAAGGACACCAAGACGGTCTATTGGGGCGTCGGCAACGCCGCGCCGTGGCCCGGAGAGATGCATCCCGGCGATAATCTCTACACCTCCTCGGTGCTCGCGCTCGATCCGGGCAACGGTAAGATCAAGACCTATCACCAGTACCACCAGAACGATTCCTGGGACTGGGACGAGGTCGACGCGCCGATGCTGGTCGATTTGCAGCGCGACGGCCGCAGCATCAAGAGCCTGATCCATCCCGGCCGCGACGCGATCTTTTGGGTGCTCGAGCGCACGCCGACCAAGATCAACTACATCGCCGGCTGGCCGTTCGTCGCAACCGACGTCTGGAAGGGCATTGACGAGAACGGCAAGCCGATCCTCGATCCCGCGCACAAGCCGGTCGTCGGCAAGCGCGTGGAGTTCTGCCCGTCACTGTGGGGCGGCAAGGATTGGCCGTCGGCGGCCTACAGCCAGAAGACCGGTCTCGTCTACGTGCCCGCCAACGAGAATTTCTGCGGCGGCTTCACCGGCGAGAAGATCCCGCTCAAACCCGGCGAGCTCTGGCTCGGCACCAAGCCGGAGGATATCGGCCTCAAGACGAAGCCGGGTGCCGATCATTTCGGCGAGCTCCAGGCCTGGGATCCCGCGACCGGCAAGAAGGTGTGGCAGCACAACTTCCCGAAGTCGCAGATGTTCGGCTCGGTCACGGCAACTGCGGGCGATCTCGTCTTCGCCGGCGGCACCAACGACCGCAACTTCCGCGCCTTCAATGCCAAGACCGGCGAGCTGTTGTGGGAGCAGAAGACCAACTCCGGCATCATGGGTATGCCGACGTCCTATGAGATCGACGGCACGCAATACATCGCGATCCAGTCGGGCTGGGGCGTCGATGCGCAGCGCATCCAGGACGCGCTCGCGACCAACAATATCGGCATCGAGTCCAACGTGCCGCAAGGCGGCGTGGTCTGGGTGTTCGCGCTGAAGAAATAA
- a CDS encoding ubiquinol-cytochrome c reductase iron-sulfur subunit, with the protein MSRTSFNIASSSSDNIAETESCAEQTRRTLLLGALATTACVGCSTRTRAGEDPPGSDERPQKGDRLVFSEGDSEGKLITAADLTPGGPPVHAWPQDPKTSVVRSASRLNEILIIRLDPAELDEQTKARAVDGIVAYSAICAHAGCPVTAWVKSDVGDKEVFKCMCHNSEYDPRAGAQVVFGPAPRRLAALPLALADGSLSVAGGFIGKVGAVQQG; encoded by the coding sequence ATGTCGCGCACATCGTTCAACATCGCATCGTCATCCTCCGACAACATTGCGGAAACTGAATCCTGCGCGGAGCAAACGCGGCGAACGCTATTGCTCGGTGCGCTCGCGACTACCGCCTGTGTCGGCTGTTCCACGCGCACACGCGCGGGCGAAGATCCGCCCGGCTCCGACGAGCGGCCGCAGAAGGGCGATCGGCTGGTCTTCTCCGAAGGCGACAGCGAAGGAAAGCTCATCACGGCGGCCGATCTGACGCCTGGTGGTCCGCCGGTGCACGCCTGGCCGCAGGATCCCAAGACGTCGGTGGTGCGTAGCGCCTCGCGGCTCAACGAGATCCTGATCATCCGGCTCGATCCCGCCGAGCTCGACGAGCAGACCAAAGCTCGTGCTGTCGACGGCATCGTCGCCTATTCGGCGATCTGCGCCCATGCCGGCTGTCCGGTCACCGCCTGGGTCAAGAGCGATGTCGGCGACAAGGAGGTCTTCAAGTGCATGTGCCACAACTCCGAATACGATCCCCGCGCCGGCGCGCAGGTGGTGTTCGGACCGGCGCCGCGGCGGCTCGCCGCGCTGCCGCTGGCGCTCGCTGACGGCTCGCTCAGTGTCGCGGGCGGCTTCATCGGAAAGGTAGGTGCCGTGCAGCAGGGATGA
- a CDS encoding group III truncated hemoglobin, whose amino-acid sequence MSDRLKAEREAAAERRNLLTQDAIERTGITEEMIGELVTRFYGRVREDALLGPVFAIVQNWDEHLAKLRDFWSSVVLMSGRYHGSPMRAHMPLNLVGDHFDRWLDLFEQTAREVCPPPAASLFIDKARRIADSFEMASATIAGRIAAPRHVLRS is encoded by the coding sequence ATGTCGGATCGACTGAAGGCCGAGCGGGAAGCTGCGGCCGAGCGGCGGAACCTGCTGACCCAGGATGCGATCGAGCGCACCGGGATCACCGAGGAGATGATCGGGGAACTCGTGACCCGCTTCTACGGACGCGTGCGCGAGGATGCGTTGCTCGGGCCGGTGTTCGCGATCGTGCAGAATTGGGACGAGCATCTCGCGAAGCTCAGGGATTTCTGGTCGTCGGTGGTGCTGATGAGCGGCCGCTATCATGGTTCGCCGATGCGGGCACATATGCCGCTCAACCTGGTCGGCGATCATTTCGACCGCTGGCTCGACCTGTTCGAGCAGACAGCGCGGGAAGTCTGCCCGCCGCCGGCAGCTAGCCTCTTCATCGACAAGGCGCGGCGCATCGCCGATAGTTTCGAGATGGCATCGGCCACCATCGCCGGCCGCATCGCCGCGCCGCGTCACGTGCTCAGATCCTGA
- a CDS encoding 3-hydroxybutyryl-CoA dehydrogenase → MINTVGIIGAGTMGNGIAQICAAAGLSVVMVDISDAAVNRGISTVGGSLERLVKKEKMSAADRDATLKRITGTTDRAKLVDCDLVIEAATENEELKVKILKDLCATLSPRTLLATNTSSISITKLAAATDRPDRFIGMHFFNPVPVMALLELIRGLQTSDDTHAKALEFAQRVGKVAITAKNSPGFAVNRILCPMINEAIFALQEGIATAEEIDAGMKLGCNHPIGPLALADLVGLDTMLSVMEVFYKGFNDPKYRPAPLLREMVDAGHLGRKTGQGFYTYGA, encoded by the coding sequence ATGATCAATACTGTTGGCATCATCGGAGCAGGAACCATGGGCAACGGCATCGCTCAGATCTGTGCCGCGGCCGGGCTTTCGGTCGTCATGGTCGACATCTCCGATGCGGCGGTGAACCGCGGGATTTCGACCGTCGGCGGCAGCCTCGAGCGCCTGGTCAAGAAGGAGAAGATGTCGGCGGCCGATCGCGATGCGACGCTCAAGCGCATCACCGGCACGACCGATCGCGCCAAGCTTGTCGATTGCGATCTCGTCATCGAAGCCGCGACCGAGAACGAGGAGCTGAAGGTCAAGATCCTGAAGGATCTCTGCGCGACGCTGTCGCCGCGCACGCTGCTCGCGACCAACACCTCGTCGATCTCGATCACCAAGCTTGCGGCTGCGACCGATCGTCCCGATCGCTTTATCGGCATGCACTTCTTCAATCCGGTGCCGGTGATGGCGCTGCTGGAACTCATCCGCGGCCTGCAGACCTCCGACGATACCCATGCCAAGGCGCTCGAGTTCGCGCAGCGCGTCGGCAAGGTGGCGATCACGGCCAAGAACAGCCCGGGCTTCGCCGTCAACCGCATCCTGTGCCCGATGATCAACGAGGCGATCTTCGCACTCCAGGAGGGCATCGCGACCGCCGAGGAGATCGACGCCGGCATGAAGCTCGGCTGCAACCATCCGATCGGGCCGCTGGCGCTGGCCGATCTCGTCGGCCTCGACACCATGCTGTCGGTGATGGAGGTCTTTTACAAAGGCTTCAACGACCCCAAATACCGTCCGGCCCCCTTGCTCAGGGAAATGGTTGATGCCGGCCATCTCGGCCGCAAAACCGGGCAGGGCTTCTATACCTACGGCGCCTGA
- the hutU gene encoding urocanate hydratase: MNRRLDNDRTIRAPRGGEISAKSWLTEAPLRMLMNNLDPDVAERPSELVVYGGIGRAARDWESFDRITAALRKLEADQTLLVQSGKPVGVFRTHPDAPRVLIANSNIVPHWATLDHFNELDRLGLMMYGQMTAGSWIYIGSQGIVQGTYETFVEVGRRHYGGSLAGKWILTAGLGGMGGAQPLAATMAGASMLAVECQPSRIEMRLRTGYLDRQAATLDEALAIMEDAAKTKKAVSVGLLGNAAEIFPELVRRGVKPDIVTDQTSAHDPINGYLPKGWTLAEWETKRAADPKAVERASKTSMVEHVQAMLDFHAQGIPTLDYGNNIRQMAQDMGLKNAFDFPGFVPAYIRPLFCRGVGPFRWAALSGDPEDIFKTDAKVKELMPDDKHLHNWLDMAKERIKFQGLPARICWVGLGDRDLLGLAFNEMVARGELKAPIVIGRDHLDSGSVASPNRETEAMKDGSDAVSDWPLLNALLNCASGATWVSLHHGGGVGIGYSQHAGMVIVADGTPEAAKRIARVLWNDPASGVMRHADAGYETAIDCARDKGLDLPSLQK; the protein is encoded by the coding sequence ATGAACCGCCGACTGGACAACGACCGCACCATCCGCGCGCCCCGCGGCGGCGAGATCAGCGCCAAGAGCTGGCTGACGGAAGCGCCCTTGCGCATGCTGATGAATAATCTCGATCCCGACGTCGCTGAGCGCCCGAGCGAACTCGTCGTCTACGGCGGCATCGGCCGCGCCGCGCGCGATTGGGAGAGTTTTGACCGGATCACGGCCGCGTTGCGCAAGCTCGAAGCCGATCAGACGCTGCTTGTTCAGTCCGGCAAGCCGGTGGGCGTCTTCCGCACGCACCCGGACGCGCCGCGCGTGCTGATCGCGAACTCCAACATCGTGCCGCATTGGGCGACGCTCGATCATTTCAACGAGCTCGATCGCCTGGGCCTGATGATGTACGGCCAGATGACGGCGGGCTCGTGGATCTATATCGGCAGCCAGGGGATCGTGCAGGGCACCTACGAAACCTTTGTCGAGGTCGGCCGTCGCCACTATGGCGGCAGCCTTGCCGGCAAATGGATCCTCACCGCCGGCCTCGGCGGCATGGGCGGCGCGCAGCCGCTGGCCGCGACCATGGCCGGCGCTTCCATGCTTGCGGTCGAATGCCAGCCGAGCCGCATCGAGATGCGGCTACGCACCGGCTATCTCGATCGTCAGGCCGCAACGCTCGACGAAGCGCTCGCGATCATGGAAGACGCTGCGAAAACGAAGAAGGCGGTCTCGGTCGGCCTGCTCGGCAATGCCGCGGAGATTTTTCCGGAGCTGGTGCGCCGTGGCGTCAAACCCGACATCGTCACCGATCAGACCAGCGCGCATGATCCGATCAATGGCTATTTGCCGAAGGGCTGGACATTAGCCGAATGGGAGACGAAGCGCGCCGCCGATCCGAAGGCGGTCGAGCGTGCGTCGAAGACATCCATGGTCGAGCACGTTCAGGCGATGCTGGACTTCCATGCGCAGGGCATTCCGACGCTCGACTACGGCAACAACATCCGCCAGATGGCGCAGGACATGGGCCTGAAGAACGCCTTCGATTTCCCGGGCTTCGTTCCCGCCTATATCCGCCCCTTGTTCTGCCGCGGCGTCGGGCCGTTCCGCTGGGCCGCGCTATCAGGTGATCCCGAGGACATCTTCAAGACCGACGCCAAGGTCAAGGAGTTGATGCCTGATGACAAGCATCTGCACAATTGGCTCGACATGGCCAAGGAGCGCATCAAGTTCCAGGGCCTGCCGGCGCGGATCTGCTGGGTCGGACTTGGCGATCGTGATCTTCTGGGTCTCGCTTTCAACGAGATGGTGGCGCGCGGTGAATTGAAAGCGCCCATCGTGATCGGCCGCGATCATCTCGACAGCGGCTCGGTGGCAAGCCCCAACCGTGAGACGGAGGCGATGAAGGACGGATCGGATGCGGTGTCCGACTGGCCGCTGCTCAATGCGCTGCTCAATTGCGCCAGCGGCGCGACCTGGGTGTCGCTGCACCATGGCGGCGGCGTCGGCATCGGCTATTCGCAGCACGCCGGCATGGTGATCGTCGCCGACGGCACGCCGGAAGCCGCAAAGCGCATCGCACGTGTGCTCTGGAACGATCCGGCCTCCGGCGTGATGCGCCATGCGGATGCGGGTTACGAGACCGCGATCGACTGCGCCCGCGATAAGGGGCTGGATCTGCCGAGCCTGCAGAAATAG